AAGCGAAACTCTCAACTTGGTGAAACACGACAAAGCAATAGTGCAGCAGCGTTTCGTGAAACCAGTCAAATCGGCGTCTTTGATGCAGTGTCTGGAAAGAAAAGTGCCATCACAGAGTGAATCACTCAATTTAGTCACACACGAAAAAGTATTAAGTCAAGTATTCTCCCAAGGAGCGCGAAACGATAATACGAGCTTTACCAGAAGTGATAAGTTGCTACCTCACAGTATCAGTTTGATTAGGAAGGACGCGACGAGCTCGGTGAAGTACGAGAAAGTCCCGTCCCAGTCGAAAAATCTAGTGCGAAGTGATAAAATTCAGAGTATAAATCTGATCCAAGACTTTAAGAGTAAAGAAGACGAAATTATTTCCCCCAGTAAGGGTTTTCCGAGTTTCGATAAAATTCCGCCTCCCCCGCAGAGCCAAAACGAGCAAGCGAGTTCGAGTTCGACGAAAGATAACAAGGTTCATTGTTTTAGTTTAACGAAAAACAGTGACGGGGTACAAATGAAGAACTCGAACGCATCTTTCAGCAGTAGCAATAATGACTTTGTCCTCGAGACAAGGCAAGGTGAATTTTCGACTGTCCCCAGAGCTGTAAATAGTGATACCACCGTTAAATCTGTCACAAAaaacgataatttttttaagtgcGCCAGCGAAGACGCGAGTCTTAAGCGAACTAAAGGTCAAGATCAGGAAGTCGTCCCTGAAAAACGAGCAAAAGTCGAGAGCGAAACGTGTCCAAAAAACGGAAACGGAATACCGCCGTCTGTCGAGAAAGAGttgagcaaaaataaaataatcaaagcACTGTTGACCAAGAGCGAATCTGTACAGAACGAGAATTCGTCAAAAAACGCCAATTGTTGTCTGCCTACCAGTAACAACAGCGAAAATGCTAGAAGTGATTCTTGCAAAAAGGCAAACGTGATCAATTGTAAAACACCAATTGTACAAAATACACAAACTACTCTTAGTGCAAATAACAATAATCACAAGAATGTTCCTTTAGTAAAATCACCTTGTTGCAAGAGTCAACAGGATTCAGTGCATGCAAGAGATAGCATAGGTAAGGCAGACATTAAAGAGAAGGAGGAGTGCGTGAGGAGCGAGTATGGCAAAGAAATAAACCAAAGCAGAAGTCTGTTGCTCAAAACTCTCTCGGAACAGCATATTCCCATCATCGTCGAGAAGTCGGAGAAGAACGAATCAAAGGCTGACAGAGGTGAGGAGACGGTCGTAAAAATCGACGATTGTGCGGGAGCGAAGATGCTCGATCGGGAGACCGTGAAGTCAGAGAACAAGACTTCGGCGAACGGGGATATCTTCAAGCCGAAGCGGAACAACCACAAAGAGTTGAAGATAATCCTCCACAGATTGTCGGACGAGGTGATCAAGAGTTTCATTCCGAGCTACACCGAACCGGGACCGCAGAATTGCAACTGCGGTTACAACAAGAAGAGGCCGATCGGGAGACCTCGCAAAGTGATGTGTTGTAAATACAGGATGAAGAATTCGAATTGTTCGTTTGACAGAATCGACTACGATAAGTATTCGTTGAGGACGCTTAGGAAACACGATAGTGATAGACTTAAGAAAATTAGTTCTAAAAATCCGAGACGGGATAATAGTGATATACAAAAGAAGACTGGtccgaataaaaatttgaaaaagtataacaataataataaacaaaaaaagattttaGCTGTAGCAAAATCGGACGATAGTGATAAGttgaaaaaaccaaaaaaagatTTTAGTGATAAAGACAAGAAGATCGTTTCGACAAAAAGGGGCGACATCGATAAGCGCAAGAACATGAACCCTCGCGTGGTACTCGAACGACTGCCTCTAGATTCGAATTATGTTAGGTCGGTGTTGTCGAACGTGCCCGGTCTGAACGACTACGAGATGATGCGACCGACCAACGTCAATCACATCGTAAACGTGGTGCAGATCTCCGGCGGGAGGTCGACTTCGAGCGTTCCGGTGCAGAACACCCAGACTAGCACGCAGATCACACCTCACATACAGAGAATCGGACAGCCGCGGTCGGACAAACCCGAACACAATTCAAATTCGGAGATGGCGACGTCAACCGCGTCGACACCGGCGTCGACATCGTCGGCCATCAAACCCGCTACTTCGCAACCCTCCACTCTGATCAACATACTTTCCCAACAGATCATCAGACCTAGTCAGAGCAACTGCGTCAGGAATCGATCTTCACCTCTCATCAACATATTGTCGCAGCAGATCATAAGACCGGCATCTACGACGATGAACAAGACCGCGATGAATTCGATGCAGACGTCGGAAGCACAGGTACGTCACGTTTtgttattttgcaaaatttaatgcGTCAAATTTCAGACCAACAACCCCAAAGTTATATCGACAATTGAACAGTCGAGTCAGGACGAAGTCAAGTCCACACCGACAACTGCCAAGACCGCGACAAATGCTCCCTCTAGCGGTCAAGGCACAATACTGCagtttatttgtaaatcgaCGTTGCCAAAATTTCAACAGGCGTTTGGTAAATCGGTTTATCAGAACAACACGGAAACCACCGAACCGGCAACCACGTCCACAGAAACCGTAACCAATACCGATGCGAACAAGAAGTCGCAAACTAAAAATTCTTCCGTGAACATTCAACCGATCCAAGGTGGCGTCATCTACACGCGACAAATGCCAGTCGGTCAAACCATCAATTTGATCCCTCCGGGAAGAGGTCAAGTGTTCCGGATCGCGACGTCCAACTCCGATCAAATATCGCTCGTTAAGGATACGGTTATTCACAGCAAAATGAGCGCGTTGTTGGCGGCAGCTCTGCAGGGGAAACAGAAGACATCGGAGACGCAGTCGGATGGTGAGAGTACTAACGAAGACTCGGTCGGTACCAGAGTGACAGTGACTCGACCGACTCTCGTCCAGAACGCTCGCATAGTCAAGCCAGTTTTGCAAATTCCCTCGAACGTGATACGCACAAGTCCCCAATCAAATCTGAGCTCGACCACTCTGGAGCAACTGCGCGAGTTCGACATGGTCTACAAGCAGATCAAAGAGAGGAGCAGCACCAACACCCCGTCGGATCCGAACACGTCCGAATCGAACGAAACTTCGCAGAGAATAAGCGTCACATATCTAAACCAAGGCCAGAAGTACACGCAGCTGTCTCCGGTGGTGGTCGTCAGCAGTTACTGCAACTTGCAACCGGCGGCGTCGCCCGCGTTGAGCGTCACGTCGCAGGGGAGTTCCAGTCCTTGCGTGACGCCGGCGCCGACCCCGTCAGTCCCGAAAGTGTCGTCGAAAAGTTCCAAAGGTAAGACCGTCAAGAATACTACCACGCAAGCGTCAAAAGCGTCGCCCATACCAAAACCGCAACAAAAACCGCAAGAAGACGAACACACCACCCAGAGGATCTTCGACATCCTGGCGGAGTACGCGGAACAGTTGAGGAACTCGCCCGATCTGAACAACAAACCGGCGCCGAGACGCCGATCCAATCCTCCCACGAACCCGAACCAGAATTCCAAACGGAAAAAAAACTCGAGTTCGAAAAAGAGCGGCCAGTGCAGTAGTATGGTTTCGGAGGTGGACATAGAAGATCACAGGACGGCGGGTAGCGAGGACAGTTCTTGCGGTGTTGTTCAGATTTCCGTGCAAGAAGAAGAACAACCTCACATACAGTCGGTCACGACCGAATCGAACGACAGTACCTCCGGATCTAGACAACAGTTGATATTAACAGACGCCAGTAATAATCAAACGCGAAATTTGATAATTGCAGATTCGAGTGTGGGTGAGGCGCTTAAAATGCCGAACACGGCGGTGCTGGTCCCTGGTAATTACATAATGCCGGTCTCGATGGTGAAAGGAGGACAACAGATCGCTGTGGTGTCGGGAGGAAGCAAGATCCTCGCCACCGTACCTGCCAGATCCGGACCGAACATGTTGTTATTTCAGAGTTTTTTAAACCAAAATCGGAACAAATCGGGAGTGCCGACGGTAAAATACTCGACAATTCAGCCAATATCGGGTATATCGTCGCAAAGTCTGGCGGGCGTCAGCGGACAACCTCCGGTCATACTGCCGCCGAACTCGCACAACCTGACCGCCGTCACGCTCGGGCAGCCGCTCACGCTGAAGAAGATCGACGAAAGCGAGAGGGTCAACACCGAATTGCTCCTGACGATCTCGCAACCGAGAGATAACGGGACCGCGTCGACGGAACCGCCGACGACAACGCATCCGGACAGCACCAACACGATCATCACCAGCAGTACCGGCAACGTCGACATGGAAGAGACGATAATACACGCGGACAACTCGTCGGAGAAGGTTTATCACGCGTACCAGAATTCTATGGGGACCGCGCCCATCGCCACGCCTGTCATAGCACAGACTTCGTGCGTCAAAGAGGACATACAGGATGGACAGAGTGCTACCACCACTCAGAACTCGATGACTTTGAACGTGGCGccggaaaataataaaagtaagTAGAAAAGCTTGTGTGACGTTGTAATGTCAAGAGGAGATTGTGAGGTGGTGATTGCAGATGAACAAGGGAAGCCTTTGGAGAGGGTTCAGTCTGTGCTAGTAACAGCGTGCACGTCAAATGGACCTATGCTGTCGCACACACCTCCAAGATACCGCAAACCATCAGAATCAGCAGGTACAAATAATGAACCTTCTAACAAGGAGGAATTTTTACATAATGGGGAGAAGGTAATCAGCATTTTTTCAACGTATTATTGTTGATCATTAGTTGATACAAATTGTAACTAATATAGAGTTATTATCGATTATAAAACCATATATTTCTTTTCGCTTTCAGTCTGGTAGTCATAGCTCTGTGTGATACAACACGACATCcgataaaattgttattttgcttaatttcTGTAGTTGATGATGGTCGAGCTGTGGTATTGCTTTTTGCCTTGCttcataatttctttttttcaagcAACGTACGGGATGCAAGAAGTGTGATAGTGGcagtattatttaaatttttttatgattacGAAACAAGTAGTAAATCGAATAGGAGCCAGAGTCGTTGATGTTTTGACGTCGATTTGTGCGTTTCAGCAAAACAATAACGAGCAGAAACAGTTCCAAGGAAACGCGACGTACTTCCAGAACAAGAACAAGAAGAATAGCAATCCCCCGAGGTTGGACAGGGAGATGCACCAGTTGTGTTTGCAGCGGAAACAAGCGGCTCTCGAGCGAGAACTGCGCCTGCAGAAGTCCCTATCGGAAGAATGCGAAGACCTGGGCGTGGACGAGCCGAGTACAAGTGATTTATTTCCAGAAGCTGATATTCTTTTCGACTCGAATCACTCGCCGTCGTTCGATCAGTCTTCGCAAGACATGGAAAAGGCCAGGGCGCAAGAGATGAAGGAAGAGAACAAGTCCGGCATGACGTTGTTCAGCGACGACGACAATTCGAGTTCGTTGCGGAcggattttttatttgagtCGGTCGAGTACCAACCGGCGGGCGCCACCGAGCTGGAGTACGACCAAAACCAACAGTTGACTAACGGCCAGAGCAGCGCCAGCAACGAGTCCGGTTCTTCGTGCGAGGACCACACGCTCCTCCAGAATTGCGCTTCGATGTCGGACGTGACTTTGAACTCGCCGGTGTCGCCGGACCCGTACCACGAGAACACGCCGCCGTCGTTGAACaagtacaaatttaaatacagcAATCGCCGAAAGGGGGAGCGGCACAAGCAGACGTCCGAGACGTGGACCGTGGAAGTGTCGAGTTCGGAGGACACGACCGGCAGCACGGAGTTGGCGAAGAGCGCGAGCCACAGTCCCGAATCGTGCACCAACAAGCACAGCCACAGTGTCGCCTACGACGACGAACTCAGTGACGGGAGCTACAAAGTGGTGAGGGTGGCGATATCCAAAAGTGATTTGTTAAAAGATGACGAAAGCTGTGAAGAATTACATTGCGAGGACGATCTAGACTGTTCGCCGAGTGGTAGAGGTGCTAGACgcagtgttaaaaaaatgtgttcttGTTGTAATGGTTCCCAAGATGGCGGCGCTTCGCGTAAGAGGCCAGCATCGAGACCGCACACTCCGGCTCCGCACAAGAAGGCCTTCCTAAACAAGAAAAGATAGTGCACACGTGTATAACATGGTAAttaagttaaaattgttagttgTTTTTGTTGACTAGTCGAGCTATCGAGTGGTTGCACTTTAGTACAAATTATCTGACAGCCGGTGGTGTAGCGTCTAACGAACTACTATAATTACTTGTATAGTAATTGCTACGTTTGCAATCTTTTAGTACCTCTAACTGTAAATTTTCCTTgtatatgtaaaatatttaaattacatGTGCAGTTTGTCGTTGTATATAATTAATCTGATAGGTCTATCAATGCAGATGAAATTACTACATCTGTGCAAATAAGGATTACTgctctttttattaaatctgCAATAAGTTCACACGTGTTTGTGTAAACTTTTAACGCAATTAGTGTATATTCTTTTCTACTGATgcaaattgttaatttatgtGTTTCTCTTGGATTTTTGATTATTAGGTAATGTTAGTTCGTTTAGATCAATTGTCACTTTTTTTGCTTTTAGCAATTAGATTTTAGTCTCCAGAAAGTATTGTTTCtcgttctattttttttttgttttgttaaaaattttctatactcagttaaaatatatgtatatctTATTCAGAATTCAGTTCATATGTTTATGTAAGGAAAGATTTGTATGTTTTTCATtaccgtatttttttttttttttcaataaatgttcttataaaatatttttttattttgtttttacacatttttcaattgtatTAATGTTGCAGGTGCCAAATTTTTAGCTTGGTATTCCAGTTTTATACCtttgtaatatttataaaacggTCACTTGGTATACCATGATGTATAATATTATTGACGATCGCAGTTTTCACCGAGCGTGTCAATAAtatttcagaaaatattttatgtatagaacaattataaaatcaaacatttttttaatagtacatTGCTTTTCATTCAGTGTTAAATTCCccatattaattattaaatgattaacgatattatatttttattctgcTGTGTTAACGTGTCGAGTGATTCTTTCATGAATCGCccgcatttattttttataattcaatATTTCTTGTAAAAAAACTAACGACTTGACTATTTTGTTCAGAGTGCACTGTAACGACTTGTAATTGTTATTGTAGAAAAGAACGATTCTTAAAGacgaaaataaaatcattaaattttaggAGAATATCATTACAATCTACGTAGGCTCAAGAAAAGCGtgacaataaacatttattttttcttattttgcaGGTTTCGGACGGCAGGAACGCAGGTACGTACTCACgtgtagtgtttttataattataagaaATGTTACATTATAAATTTACTATTATTAATCCGTAACTAAAGAAACTAAGCGTTCTATCGAATTTTCAGATCCATCTTAAAAAAAGTGAATGTAGTTTTATTTGCTAATTTATAAACGTAGTCAACGCCTTAtcgaattttgaaaacactatgCCTTGTCGTTCGTAATGGAAATAAATGTGATAGTAAATGATCTGtcttgtttaaaataataaaccgaaatattttcaaattgtatttTCTTATAATTCAGTAATACTAtctctaaaaaatattgtctcCTACTGTTTTTGCACTTTTTGGGAAATTTAAACCCTACGTTGGTGACACTGCTTTTTCAAACTCTAACTTCTTGTGAAATGTTGCTTACTACGTTTGATCTGGTAAGttttaaattcttattaactccTCGCCCATTAGACATTTTAATTACGTAAATAATGAAACGAATTAATTCcggtttttataaaattagagAAAGTTCGAATGTCGATATAAAATTtaagactttttttttattgaaataatatgtatgtacattgAAATACAGATGAACAATGATAATAGAAGCAGCCTGTCGCTTtagcaaatttgtaaaatcgtgatttattgtttttttttaaatttttaatcaaattcaTTTGGCTGCCGATGCGCAGTGACACTGACAGATGACATGACAGATAATCAGATAGCGTGGGTTGGTGCAGTGGCGTTCGTCTGTAATTATGTTCTACAGgcaataataattgtaacaaccagataaaataattagtaattaaatAGCATTATTGTCGAAAAACATGATGCAAACTTGTTTTATGAATTATGGGCGTTCTGCATAACTCATCTGTCATACTATGCCTTATGCCATAACCTAACCAACAAATCGTCTGTTGTCAAATGATCGCTtattaaaatcatttaaaattatttatttttataatctcGTGCCTGTGATAGTTTATAATACAGTTTATGATTGAAAATGTCTTGCaagcaacgcaaaattgcagTGATGGGATACAGATCTGTAGGTAAGTAAGATGACAAATACTCAAAGAGGCACTGAGGTGAGTGGTGTTTTAGGTAAGTCTTCCCTTAGCATTCAGTTTGTTGACGGACAATTTGTGGATTCGTACGACCCCACAATTGAAAACAGTGAGTAGCGTGTGAAAGTCGGTTCAGgataaaaaatgaatatttcGTAGCGTTTACCAAAACAGTTAGAATAAATTCACAAGATTATGAACTCACGTTAGTGGACACTGCCGGTCAGGATGAATTGACGCTGTTCCCGTCGCAATATAGTATAGATGTACACGGATATGTTCTCGTATACAGCATAACTGACATACGATCATTTGAAGTAGTGGGAACAATATTTCATAAACTGCAAGATCTTAACGGGAAAATACAGTGAGTATTCGATGTTTGTTATGATAACAAATCTATTATTATgtaatcgtattttttttctattaaaaatttaacaatgaGCTTTGTGTTTTGTAATTTAGAGTACCGGTAGTTTTAGTAGGCAATAAAACAGATTTGCACATGGAAAGGATGATTTCTTACgaagaaggaaaaaaattagcTGAAGATTGGAACGCAATTTTTCTTGAAACGTCAGCAAAACAAACCGCTGTGAGTACTGATGCACCAGCGCAATGTTGTGTGTATTTGTGGAATTGTGTTTTCAGTCTGCTTCTGAAATTTTTCACGCGTTGTTGATGGAAATGGAGAAAATAGACGGTATTTTGGGCGACAGACCGAACTGTATTATATCTTAAGTGACAAATGGGGCGGCTGTTAAGTGCAGTAAATGTATTCATTATTGTTTCAACCTTGTGTATATTTTCGGGCCTCTATTGTGAAAAAGCGGTTTATTTGCTTTTCTCAACTTCACTCATAATTTGTGGCTTTACTGCCCCTCTCTTAGTGATGGTAGCAAGTGATAATGTTGTTAGCAAACatactttttaaattgttacttCTGTGATGATTTCttaaattgtttgtttcaaaGATTATTTATGATATTAAAAGTACAAATTTTTGTCAgcttaaatttgaaattagtaCTCTTCGAACCACCTTGATTGTGAGTTTCCACCTTATATTTATATAATTCCATTTAATGTTTatgcaatttttaaagaatttatgTCGTAATATTCGTCATCTTGTTCTTGTAAATTACGTTGaccatttgaaattttaactaTTGTTAAATGCGTCATAcagttaataaatttttatattttacaatCAAGGAATCGTTTTACTGACAATTTCTGTATTAGCGGTTATTCTTGAATGacatatgtatatttattatttctattttttgttattgtgaaaatgtaaattatcaTAATTTGAAGTATTAAATACAAtatattttgttaattttttcattgttttcacCAAACCAGCACTATATTACGCATTTTTAGTCGCTAGATGGCTCTAGTAATGGTTGTAAAGTAAAGTCCCTAGATAAAAGggattttattgttaacagTTGTCAACCTAACGGAATACATGGcgccattaaaatttaaataatgacGAGAAGCCAATAAATCACTTTTGAGATCTTACATCGTGCATCGTCCAAAAGAGAATAAATATTGTATTCTTAAGGtgaatttatgtttttatgcAATATGTACATTTTGTAGTTAATTTCAAACATATTTCATGTTCTCAATGGAAATCTCTACgattaaggcccggtttctggaacGGTCCGATAATTTAACGGCCGGTTAAATCAAgcgttgctatagaaacgctagaaagtgaccaatcacattacatgatttttgtatttatcggcGAGTTAACTAACGggccaaataaaatgtttccagaAACCGGACCTAAATGATTTACTTATTTAATCGAAATATTTTCCGGCGAATCCACCATTTACAtttacaattgaaacattttgaagtgtacatattttttgccGAGTTTACTTTTACAAAATCagtaaatgttttattattttttttgcaattcgtaaaaacaaacaaaattatttaatcgtatttgcccggcgcatccaccattttgctGTTGGTTCAGGGGtgggaacatttttttttcttgtaaagaAATTTGGGATTTATTTTCAGGACAAATCTAGATAAATAAAAGCTAGAGATTTTTCTTCTTGGATTAATGACAACGAGATTTTGTAAAACGTAGAATAAgattttagattttatttgaTTGTAACAAAGctgtttaaacatttaatcCAAGCAATTTAGTTTGaatgaaaatgaatttaatcATCCTAAATTGAACACCAGCACGCATAGTGTCGTTTcataaaagaaacaaaaccaagtaaaattaaaaatcgacgCCACTGAGCGAAATATTCGTGAAGATTGTACAATGTTAGGCAACCAACTTTACAAGTACAAatggtaaattaaataaatacatatgtcACCAAAAATTCTTTTATACAACTTGTTTCAAAAATAAGTACGTTAACTGGAACTAGAATtagtaatatattttttttcctaaaccttgaagttatccaattaaaattattgaaagatttggcaAAAATTTCGTTACCTGCCTGTGGGGATTATTTGTTTCGCCGATGCTGACaagcgaagaagaaaaaacaagtGCAAGAAAtctttcacttgtttttttgCTAACTTTTATGCACATCGGCAATTGCTGCGCCCGTTACTGTGACTTATAATGATAAGAgtggaagagaaaaaagagaGTCATATggtaaatattaaatgaaaacaattttaataataaatattttaaacagacCCTAATGAATCATCCATATGTAAGataatgacaaaatgtctcgtaaaattagtgtattaatccggaaaaattctcatgaagtaatcagagtaatcactaatcattaTTCACTACTTAGTAAGGCCCCTTTAGAACACTTTGTTTCTTTAAGCATTTTACCTTCTTTTTAAGGTATATTTAaagattaacattttttaaagattttgtcctaatttttaaggtaggtatacaggatgtctcagctaagactttcgagcctaataataactcagttattttccaacggatttttgtgaaatttaaaatacagatattttagacggtgaagaataaaatcccattaatgcaatcacccaagtcttagaaacgtaatttttacatgcctttttaaaatgttgaatcaattaagatttacataaaaaattgatcgtcaataaaaaatgctgtagggaaaaactcgtccttgaaagacgtctggtttgcaagaaaaaagcaaaaaactgtgttaaacgtggctgcagatgccaaaacgtagacgcgtatgaaacaaacgcgcgccatcgccgaattttggtcaccccTTTTCGCACAAATCCAGGTGAcagatttgacgtttatctctctaaccttacaaacacttacaacatttggacgtaatttattatactggatgctttaacttccataaaggactaaaacacgatcgggatattttagcaaggtaatttagttcacgtacgcttcctgtgtcttcaaataaattgacgattCTCTTAACcgtacattttgtaaagcctgcatttggatagtgttccacgagaaaacgaactgtgtcgttgaagttcttacgacactctccataggcaattttttgtacctttttcaacaatattgaaatttctgccgctgtagtctatttttaaagtattttgaataaattttcacaatttgacgtttctaataaagggCGCCCAATTTTAAtagactttaaagggtgtacaaaatgttgcttggcaattaatcataaTTGTTTcgaaaggtaactgctcaaataccttcaaattttacattaaatttttaacgacaaagtctaatcttttcgttgaatccgacccgtgatttacttaattgtttttgtagactcctattttttaatgtttaacaatctaataataatcgcgcataattttcgataaaggaaacatgtgttaaaattacattttttaatttgaggtaattttattattactaattgaaccttcacggtctaaaatatttacattctaaatttcataaaaatccgttggttaataaccgagatattaggctcgaaagtcttagctgagacaccctgtatttaaaaAGTAGATATTTCAATGATTCTGTCCTGTTTTTTAAGGTAGAAGGCATGCTATACAAACTTATGTGGATAacgattttaaaagaaaattggtaGATTTTTCCGACAGGTAAAACACCCTGTCTGTAAAATTGAtgtaaaactgtatttattcTCTTTTGAAGTTTGTACTACTACTATAAATGATTctctcatcgcagtaggcgttggtgacgtagttgaatgtgccgcaagctttataacatgagtgagactagcatcgcagataggtagcgctgctggcgatagtgtaaatttgtctactagtttctctaacgttgcgaagctagcggcacatcccaaatctgtgtgggttttcaacgccaactgcgatgggacaataatttataatgaccctgtatatggGCCTGTTTAGCACAacagttcaaatttaatttttaaatataccttAAAAACAAGGCAAAATGCTTAAAGAAACAAAGTGTTTTGATGGGGCCTTACTAGTAGTTTATTCAAAGTGAccgccgttattgtcaatacaataatgaagCCGCCGACGAAATGATTCTTCCACTCTTTCCAGTATACCTCTGTTATTGCGAATTGTGTGGCAGCATTTTCCACCCGTTCTCGTAAAACTTTAATTGTATCAATTGGGATCGAATACACCTACCTTCCTTTATGTACCCCCACAAGAAGAAGCCGCACGGAAATTCTCTGAGCTCGAGGAGCACTCCCGCACGCTCACCATACACCAACAACATCTATGTATcactatttgaaaataaacgcgacattttcacaaaattttagcttaaatcACAGAATCGACACGGAAAC
The sequence above is drawn from the Tenebrio molitor chromosome X, icTenMoli1.1, whole genome shotgun sequence genome and encodes:
- the LOC138139581 gene encoding serine-rich adhesin for platelets-like isoform X5, which translates into the protein MRRGESVCVQITGVNMASQEDDNKLESKSNVNKDQERNFINVYKKFEYILKNKLEPFTKKIESLIEIWKSLGQCNQQNSDIGYIIQIMDWAKLHTLNIVLTGKWKMFKADFETKLLSEVEKTQNELMKISDVFSKKFQKLADVIKNPWDDPVLANLLHDNNATIGQEEIEFFCIETAYLVSVRLKKLCESQCEDLALNLVTAFMNCYNLSQTQNFSLNATKTHILFCFDIHVALLYRYNRKSEIVALFKKLSLEEGLHLIRRFAKKRVKISKVWRNYPEITFLASQVFVTAAVTKPIEDSGELLKELLEAWIAFSVEHSMVDKVEISVRRIIQAATAAQHIYICCEIIHEKFGLKLRTFTVELYIRALTTDMNNLESQKTENEVEKVDETTKRLANGFYNLADILKDNIQVSRECALTAFSLEPTLERLQKIEDLARLSGFNVLDTGQIWECKLHPPISSTDEVCWICNTCGKWMCKPNLDLRLTTNFALNEALNFETLGISSQLCDDLAVVLNGPRYHLLSWLLRWEDLHRLCEMYLNDMERTKNLVTELKFVDIDYSMFATVKREPVDELAGIERGYESFLYADEKFVDMIENCNPEPPELPQAKSDPNTLKTLRMFRHNINKRNKPQVSQAVLESNNLANSSQNHNWFSDHNLDAGLSFNQPRLPDYPRQQTVNGVFNANASRSVFFNSQNSPNSQLKRTSDGAVDFSSSSTRNKQSREGKSSEGRDFRVNLNKRKPSDNVERSMFDYESFQNFSNNYVSSSNDNFLHNIITYEFARVSSEMKRNKPDFLIPTHNQNPTKTSHQRSNFARPGQSSTLIKEENSGSETLNLVKHDKAIVQQRFVKPVKSASLMQCLERKVPSQSESLNLVTHEKVLSQVFSQGARNDNTSFTRSDKLLPHSISLIRKDATSSVKYEKVPSQSKNLVRSDKIQSINLIQDFKSKEDEIISPSKGFPSFDKIPPPPQSQNEQASSSSTKDNKVHCFSLTKNSDGVQMKNSNASFSSSNNDFVLETRQGEFSTVPRAVNSDTTVKSVTKNDNFFKCASEDASLKRTKGQDQEVVPEKRAKVESETCPKNGNGIPPSVEKELSKNKIIKALLTKSESVQNENSSKNANCCLPTSNNSENARSDSCKKANVINCKTPIVQNTQTTLSANNNNHKNVPLVKSPCCKSQQDSVHARDSIGKADIKEKEECVRSEYGKEINQSRSLLLKTLSEQHIPIIVEKSEKNESKADRGEETVVKIDDCAGAKMLDRETVKSENKTSANGDIFKPKRNNHKELKIILHRLSDEVIKSFIPSYTEPGPQNCNCGYNKKRPIGRPRKVMCCKYRMKNSNCSFDRIDYDKYSLRTLRKHDSDRLKKISSKNPRRDNSDIQKKTGPNKNLKKYNNNNKQKKILAVAKSDDSDKLKKPKKDFSDKDKKIVSTKRGDIDKRKNMNPRVVLERLPLDSNYVRSVLSNVPGLNDYEMMRPTNVNHIVNVVQISGGRSTSSVPVQNTQTSTQITPHIQRIGQPRSDKPEHNSNSEMATSTASTPASTSSAIKPATSQPSTLINILSQQIIRPSQSNCVRNRSSPLINILSQQIIRPASTTMNKTAMNSMQTSEAQTNNPKVISTIEQSSQDEVKSTPTTAKTATNAPSSGQGTILQFICKSTLPKFQQAFGKSVYQNNTETTEPATTSTETVTNTDANKKSQTKNSSVNIQPIQGGVIYTRQMPVGQTINLIPPGRGQVFRIATSNSDQISLVKDTVIHSKMSALLAAALQGKQKTSETQSDGESTNEDSVGTRVTVTRPTLVQNARIVKPVLQIPSNVIRTSPQSNLSSTTLEQLREFDMVYKQIKERSSTNTPSDPNTSESNETSQRISVTYLNQGQKYTQLSPVVVVSSYCNLQPAASPALSVTSQGSSSPCVTPAPTPSVPKVSSKSSKGKTVKNTTTQASKASPIPKPQQKPQEDEHTTQRIFDILAEYAEQLRNSPDLNNKPAPRRRSNPPTNPNQNSKRKKNSSSKKSGQCSSMVSEVDIEDHRTAGSEDSSCGVVQISVQEEEQPHIQSVTTESNDSTSGSRQQLILTDASNNQTRNLIIADSSVGEALKMPNTAVLVPGNYIMPVSMVKGGQQIAVVSGGSKILATVPARSGPNMLLFQSFLNQNRNKSGVPTVKYSTIQPISGISSQSLAGVSGQPPVILPPNSHNLTAVTLGQPLTLKKIDESERVNTELLLTISQPRDNGTASTEPPTTTHPDSTNTIITSSTGNVDMEETIIHADNSSEKVYHAYQNSMGTAPIATPVIAQTSCVKEDIQDGQSATTTQNSMTLNVAPENNKNEQGKPLERVQSVLVTACTSNGPMLSHTPPRYRKPSESAAKQ